ATGGAAGTGCTGCCCGAAACGCAGGGCCCGCGCTCCGTCCAAGACATCAACAACTGGCTGGGACGCTCCGAATACTCCGGCGACCAGTTCTTCAACGGTAGCTTCGACGAGCTCCGCATCTACAACTACACGCTGAGCGAGACCGAAATCCGTGGCAACACGGCCGCCGGCCCGAACACGCTGAACATCGGCACGCAGCCGTCCGTTTTCCAATGGACGCCGAGCACCGGTGGCACCTTCGCTTTCAACAGCAATGCAAACTGGGGCGGCAGTGCCTTCCCGGATGCAGCAGGTGTCTTCGCCAACATGGCGAAGAATCTGGACGGAGATCAGATCGTGACCCTGAACACCCAGGCCACGGTGGGCTCGCTGACCTTCGGCGATACCGACTTCACGCAGTTCGTGACCATCGCCCCCGGCACGGGTGGATCGCTGGAAATGAACGCCGGAGCTGGAAACACCGCCTCCATCACGCATTCCGGGGGCAGCCTCGGTGGCGAGATCTCGGCACCTATCCTGCTGACCAGCGATACCTCGGTGGCAAATGCGGCGACCGATAGCCCCTTGCTCATCTCTGGCTCCCTGAGCGGCTCCGCCAAGCTGGCGAAAGACGGCACGGGCCCGCTAAAGCTCACCGGTAACAACTCCGGCTTCACCGGCGGACTTGAGATCAACCGCGGTGTTGTGACTGTCGGCGATGCCGCCACCAGCGGCACGCTCGGCTCCGGTCCGATCACCATGCGGAACGAAGGCACGCTTGCCATCGACCGCAGCGACAACGTCACCTTCAGCCAGACCATCACGGGTCCAGGCCTGTTGACCCTGGTGGGAACCAACACGCTCACGAATACCGGCACGATCAGCAACACCGGCAACCTGGACATTCCAAACGGCACCTTCATCAACGATGGTGTCATCAACGGAACCCAAGCGGTGCGTATCGACGGAACCGGCATCTTCCGCGGCAACTCCACGGCGACCATCAACGGTTGGACAGCCTGGGGTTATCTCGATGGCGCAGACATCACGGTTCAGGACAATGCCTCCATCGTGATCAACGGCCAAGGTGACTTCAACGTGGCCGACGTGGGCACGGGCAGCACGATCCTGCGGATGACCGGTGGCTCGCTCACGGCAACCACGATGTACGTCGGCAAGAACCTGTCGAATAGCGGCTTCATCCTTCAGAGCGGTGGCACGATCACCGATCGCACCGGTGGCAATGACAACCGTATCGGCGGCAACAACGCGGCGGGCGCCGCTTCTACAGGCGCCTATGTGATGTCGGGAGGGGAACTTGCCACCAACACCAACCTCCAAATCGGCGGCTTCGGCACCGGCAGCTTCCTCCAGACGGGTGGCACGGTGAATAGCACCGGCGGATGGACGGTCGCCGCACGCTACATGAACGTGGGTGATACGACCACCCGGGCAAAGGGACTGATCGATATCTCCGGCGGTGTGCACAACCAGAACTTCACTGGCGGCGGTGTGCTCGTCGGCGAAGAAGGGGATGGCGTATTGGAAGTCCGCGGCACCGGCACCCTGAACGTGGCCAACCGCCTCGTGATTGGTGGCCGCGATGGCGATCCGCTCCTAGGTGCCACCGAATATGGTTACGGCGTGGCGAACCTCGCCACCGGCGGCACCATCAGCACCGGCTTCGTAGCCCAGGACAGCTCGAACAACGGCCAGCCTTACGGCGTGTTCAACTTCCATGGCGGCACCCTGAAGGCCAACCGCGACACGACCACCTTCATGGAAGGTCTCGATGAAGTGCGTATCTGGCAACAAGGCGCGGTGATCGATACCAACGGGTTCAACGTGACCGTCCTCCAGCCGCTGGATCCACCGGCTGGCAGCGGCGTGGCGACGATCCCAGTCACCAATGGCGGTTCGGGTTACACGGCTCCACCGATCATCCGCATCTCCAGCGATCCAATCAACGCAACCGGTACCGGCGCTACCGCCGTGGCCGTGATCAATGCCAGCGGCACCGTGACCGGCATCACCATCACCAACCCCGGCAGCGGCTACACCCAGGTGCCGACGGTGACCGTGGTGGGTGAAGCCAGCGGTAGCGGCCTGACCCTCGGAACTCCGACCCTCGCGGTGAACAACACCAGCGGCGGCCTGATCAAGAAGGGCGCGGGAGCGCTTCGCCTGAACGGCTTCAACACCTACACCGGCAATACGGTGGTTGAAGGCGGCGGCATCGGCGGCAACGGCTACATCGACAGCAACATCAGTTTCGCTCCGAACTCGAACGGCTACTTCGCCGCCCGAATCACGAACGATCCGATTCCAACGGCAGACAAGCTGACGCTGCTCGGCACCCTCAACCTGACCAACGCTTCGTTGCAGGTGGAGATCACCGGCGCGATGACTGCTCCGGCCTATGTCATCGCCAACTACGAGGAAGGCGCGCTGGTAGGCACCTTCAGCTCCACCAACCTGCCTCCGGGCTGGGAAGTGGACTACGCCTACGATGATGGCTTCTCCACGAAGAACATCGCGATCGTGCCGGGTGACATGACGCCGTATGATTCTTGGATCTCGGGCTTCTTCCCGGGAGAAACGGATCCCGCGATCGTCGGAGCCACCTCCGATCCGGACGGTGACGGCCAGTCGAACTCGCTTGAGTTCGCGCTGGGTGGAACGCCCAACAGCGGTGGCGATCGTGCGAAGGTCTACAGCTTCGCAGCCGATAGCTCCGCCGATGGCGACACCACCAAGGAACTGGTCCTGACCTTCGCAGTGCTGCAGGGAACGCCAGCCTTCGAGGGCGATCCGTCTCCGACGGCCTCGGTCGCCGGTTACACCTACACGGTTCAAGGAAGCACCGACCTCAGCGGCTTCAACACCGCCGCGGTCCCGGTGACACCTGTCGTCACCGACCTGGGAGATGCCCCGTCTGGCTACGAATGGCGTTCGTTCTCGCTCACCGGCTCGAACGGCACTCCGGCCAAGGGCTTCCTGCGAGTCCAAGTCACTCCCTAACGGAGCTTAAATAGGGTTGGCCCCGGCTGTTTGGGCAGCCGGGGCCTTTTTTTTGTTCATTTCCGATAGTCGGCGGTGCTTGCCGTTCGGGAGATGGGGTGGATGGTCGGAAGGATGTCCACGCTGAAGGTTTTCACCGATCTCCAAACTTCTCCCGAGCTGATCGATTGGCTCCGCGAAAGCATAGCTCCACACGAACTTCTCCTGCCGGGAAAGACCGGCGCCTCCGTTCTGGCGGACGTGCCCACCGATCCTCTGATGCAGGAAGCGGATATCGTTCTGGGGCAACCGCGCGTGGATGCCGTCCTGTCCTCACAGAACCTGAAGTGGCTGCAAGTGAGCACGGCCGGCTTCACCCGCTACGACACGCAGGACTTCCGCGCCGCGGTGAAGGACCGGGGTATCCCGGTGACCAACAGCTCGCATGTCTATGACGATGCCTGTGCCGAGCACGTCTTCGCCTTCATGCTGGCAAATGCCCGCCAGCTTCCCCGCGGCCTGAAGACCCGCTGTGCGAACGGAGCACCGGAGTGGCTGGAGCTCCGCCGCGACAGCCGCCTGCTCCAAGGACAATCCCTCCTCATCGTCGGCTATGGGGCGATCGCGGAAAGGCTGATCGAACTTCTGGCCCCGTTCCGGATGAAGATCACCGCCATGCGGCGTACCCGCCGCGGGGACGAAAAGGTTCCGATCGTCACACCGGACGAAGTTTCCGCAGCTCTGGGTGAAGCGGATCACGTGATCAATATCCTGCCGGACAACGCCGAGTCCCTTCGCTGGTTCAATGCGGAGCGCTTTGCCCAAATGAAGCAGGGTGCCATCTTCCATAACATCGGTCGCGGAACGACCGTGAACCAGGAAGCACTCGCCGAAGCCCTGCAATCCGGCCGACTCGGTGCGGCTTGGCTCGACGTGACGGATCCGGAACCGCTGCCGGATGATCACGTGCTCTGGACCTTGGAGAACTGCTACATCACCCCGCACACCGCGGGTGGCCAGTTCGATGAAGCACGGGTGCTCATCCGTCACTTCATCGAAAACTTCGCCCGCTATCAGGCCGGCGAGAAGCTGGTGAACCAAGTGATGTAAAGGTGACGCCGACAACGACGTCCGGGTTCACTTTTCAGGCTTCAGGGCCTTCTTGAGATCCCGGACGGTCTTGTTGTCCTGCTTATAGGCATCGTAGTTCAGCGAAGTGATCAGCTTCTCTGCGGAAGCATCGGTGACTGCGATCTTCGGGATGAATTTCCCGGCCTCCAGGCCCTTCTTCACGGCGTCGGGCAGCGTCGGCCAGATCGTGGGGGTGGAAGGCGAGTCGACGTAAACGATCACGGCCTTCGACTTCGTGGCATCGAGGAATTCGTCCGCCGCCCCTTGGCAGAGCGGGCAGGTGGTATTCTTATCAGTGTAGATAAAGGCGAGCGGCTTCTTCGCGGCAGCCGCCTCGGCCTTGGCCTTGTCGAGGTCCTTCAGTTGAAAGGTCCCGCGGGGGAATTCCTGCTCGGCATGCGCGGACACCGAAAGCCCGAGAAGGGCGAGGAGGGTAAACGGTTTCATCGCGGGCCTGATATCGAGCAGCGGTGCCGAGAGCAAGGCCCCGATGCAGGCGAAGGGGGGCCCCAAGAGACCAGTGTAAAATTATTCACATCCCTCTTGGGGGCATTGTGTCCGTTTTTGCGAATATTCAAGGCGACCAGAAAGCACACTGAGTGTCCCTTTTCAGGTATCCTAGGCTCACCCGAAGCCTTCTACCGGGCGCAAAATCGGCCATCTCGCTAAGATCCACGAAGTATCAAGACTGCCGTCTGATTGGTGGAACTTATCTATTGGATTACCTTGGAAGTCCGGCATCACTATTTAATAACCTCTTGCTCAACGACTTACGATTGTGCTTTTCTAACGGCATGACGTTTCCCCCCGATGTCCTGCCCATCGCTTCGATCAGCGCGATGCGGCCAGTATTCATGATCGTGATGGGAGCCTTCCTGCTCCTGACCACTTGGCGGATGACCCGCGGCACCAGCGGCTGGGCTCCACGCATCCTGATCTCAGGCGCCCTGCTGCTCGCGATCGGCTACGCCGTAGTGATGCCGCTGTATCAAGCGGGCGTCCTGATTCCCCTCTCCCAAATCGGCGTCTCCTCCGCCGACGCCGCCTCCGCGCTTGGATGGCATGTGGTGAAGACGGTTTCGATGAATGGCGGCTGGCTGGTCTTCGGACTCGGTCTGGCAATGCACGCCGGGATTTTCGAAACCGAGAAATCCACCGCTCCCGTCGAAGCTCCCTCCTCCTCCCCAGTTCATGGACGCCCTGCTTAAGGTATTTGTCACCAACGGTTATTTGATGGACGCGCTCGGGGTTATCGGCCTCGGACTGCTGGGCCTCGCCGCCGTTCGGCTTTCGCAACGCTATCGTTCCTGGGGTGGATCCCTGCTCGCGAGCGGCGCGATGCTGCTCCTCTTAGGCCGTCTGTGGGTGCTTGTGACGCCACAGGTCATGACCCCGGAGCTGTCGGCGCAGCTCGGTACTACCGTCACCGAGATCATCTCCCTCGCTCCCTTCGCCATGCTGACCGCCGGTCTCGCGGGCGTGGTATGGGGCCTCTGGGGCCATGAACAATGGCTGCGGGCTGAACGCTAACCCAAAAAGCTTTTCCCCCGGATAGGGCGGCGCTCGTCACTCGTTGGCGGGCGCCGCCCGCTTTTTTCCGGGCGGCAGTGGACCCCCGCAGGCAAGAATCCTCCGATTTGCGCGCTACTTTCCCCTTCGCACACGGGCCCGGCCCGGTACACCTTCCCTCCACAGATGTTCGAAGTCCGTGAGAAGCCCCAGATGGTCGAGCGCGCGCTGCTGGTGCGCCTCTATTTCGACCCGCGTGAAGCTGAGGAGTCGGAGGCTCTCCTTGAGGAGTTGGGCGAGCTCGTATCCACGCTCGGCATCGGCATCGTGGAGAAGATCCTAGTCCGCAGCCGGGAGATGCACAAAAAGTTCCTCTGCGGCACCGGCAAGGCCGCGGAGATCGCAGAGCTGGCCAAAGCCCACGAGTGCGATTGCCTGGTCTTCGACAACCAGCTCGCCCCTTCCCAGCAGCGTGAATGGGAACGCGCTGCCGACATGACGGTGCTAGATCGCGAGGAAGTGATTCTCGATATTTTCGCCAAACGCGCGCAAACTAAGGAAGCGCGCCTCCAGGTCGAACTCGCCCGCATGCAATACGCCCTACCACGCCTCGCCCGGATGTGGGGTCACCTTGACCGCGAGGGCGGCTCTGGCGGTGGCATGGGCGGCGGTGCTGCCCGCGGCATGGGCGAAAAGCAGATCGAGGTGGACCGCCGGATGGCCAATGTGCGGATCGACCGTGCCCGCCGCGAGTTGGAGGAAGTCCGGAAGCAGCGCGCGACCCAGCGGAAGGAGCGGGAGAAAATGGAAACGCCGCACGCTGCCATCGTGGGCTACACCAACGCCGGCAAATCCACCCTGCTCAACAAGCTCAGCGGCGCCGATGTGATGGCGAAAGACATGCTCTTCGCCACGCTGGACACCACGACCCGCAAGATCGAGCTACCCGACGGGCAGCCGCTGCTGATCACCGATACCGTAGGCTTCGTGCGGAACCTGCCCCACCGTCTGGTGGAAGCCTTCAAGGCCACCTTGGAAGAGGCCGTGCTCGCGGATTTCCTCATCCACGTGTTGGATGCCACCTCGCCGGAAATCGAGAGGTTCCACGAGACCACCCTGAAGGTGCTGGGTGAGCTTGGTGCGGTGGACAAGACCACGATCACGGTGCTGAACAAGATCGACCTGGTGACGGATCCGGACCGGCTCGGAGCGTTGCGACAGCTCTATCCGGAAGCGCTGCAGATCTCGGCCTTCAACGGGCTCGGCATGGAAGCACTGCTTCAGAGGTGCTCCGAAGTACTGGCCGATCGCGTGCGACGCCATCGCTACCGGATTCCCCAAAGCCGCGCCGACCTGCTCGGCATGCTCCATCGCGATGCGAAGGTGCTTTCCACCGACTACGAGGAAAATGACATCCTCGTCACAGCCGTGGTTCCCGCCGCCATCGCCGGGAGATTGGAGCCCTTTGCGGTCTGAATCCTGCTCGAGCTCACTCTTGCACGACGTTCATCGTCACCTTCAACTCGCCGTCGCTAAACAGCGGATAGCTTGGCTACCATGGTAGCCAAGCTGCGTGGCGAAAATCCGGAGAGGCAAGATCGTGTTGCTCTCGCCACTGGGGCTTCGCAACTGCGTCAGATCACTGACATCGACCTCAAGCATCGCCGGGCGCCCGGAAGAATGCTCGCCCTTCTCGTAAGCCAGATTGATCTCGGCATTCACTGACCAACGGCTTCCATCCGCAAACCTCAAGCGGGTCGTTCCATTGAAGTCCTTCAGGTTATCAACGTCCCCTTGAATCGTCCCTTTTGCCGCCAAGGCATCTCCCTCCATAACAATGATCTCGATCTTCAAGGCGGAAGCGAAGGAGTGAAGCTCCGGAGGCACGTCGCGCTGGGCAAGCGCCGGGAGACCGAGGGAAACAAGACAGAGCGACAGGATGACAGGTTTCGGATTCATGGGATAGAGCACTGAAATCCATGTTAGGACGTCCTCCCGCTCCGGCTTATTCATTGATAGGCCACGCGTAGCCATCATTCTCCTCCCGTGTCTCGTCCAAGAACCAGCCCTCAAGAACGTCGCACCCGGCATCAAACCCGGCAACGCGATGCAGGCGCACCTCGTCGCCCGCGGCGCAGGATCTTCCGCTGGTTCTTCTTTGGATGCTTCCTTGTGGTGGACATCCTCGCCCTCGTGAAGCTGGCGCTGAATACCGATTGGATCGCCGTCGGTCTCGGATTCGGCGTGATTTCCTTCATCACCACCGCCGTTTACAAGGACGACAAGGGTGGAGCGCAAATAGGCGCATGGCGGACATCTGAAACCCTGCTCCACCTGCTGGAAATCGCAGGAGGATGGCCGGCTGCGTTCCTCGCCCAGCAGCGCTACCGCCATAAGACGGTGAAGTTCTCCTACCAGTTCTTCTTCTGGAGCATCGGGCTGCTGCACCTCGTCCTGGCCACTTGCTACCTTCTCGGCCTGCCTCTGATCCGTTCGCTTCTCGCCCTAGCCTGAGCCGGTGATTCCTTCCATCGGGCAAATTGCGATTCGTAATTTCGCGAGGCGAGGACCCGGGATGCGAACAAGGGCTTGAATGTTAGATCAAGAGTTCCCAAATAGCTTCGCGTGACGCTGCCCGCGCATTTCAGCACCATGAGGCAACCTGCCCTCTGGCTCTTGGTCGCAAGCCTATCCATCATTGTCGCCATGCTGCTACTTGGTGGCTGGGGCCAACCCATGGGAAAGGTCTTCATTTATGTCTCCGCCTGCCTTTCCTTGCTGGCGGGAGTCTCCCTGGTGCCCGGCCTGTCGAGGCTCTCCGTAGGAGAAGACGGCATCACGCTTCGCACGCTCCTCTGGCGCCAGCATCTGCGCTGGGAAAATCTCCAGCGTTTCACGCTGCTCGATTTCGACGATACCGGCATCGGCCTCACGCCCTCCTGGGCGAGATACTCGATCGGCTATGTGGTGAATGAAGAACAGCTCAAGGTGACCCCCAGGCTCTACCGGAGATTCCACGAGTTCTACGGCTGCCATGGATCGCTGCCGCCCGTGGACAAGATGCCGGTGTCAGACTTGCTGCTGCTGTTGAACAGGGCGCTCTCAACTTCGCGCCAGCGCGAAGAAGGTTGAGAAAATCGCCAAGGAACTTCCGGGTCCGGGTTCTCATCTTTTGATGAAACTCCTCTCCTTTCCGATACCGGCAAGATCCATCGCCACAGCAGCGGCACTTGCCTTCCTCCCGACTCCCTCTGCGTCTGCCCTCAGCCTCAATCGGGAGTCTCCCGAGATCCATTTCCCTGCGAACTACGACATCAAGCGCAAGGAAAGCATCTCCTCGGTAATCGCGTCCGAAAAGTTCCGCTATCTCGGCGGCCTTACGAGTTTCTGGGAACCGGAGTGGAGCACCACCTTGGTCTACGAGGGAGATGTCAAATCGCTGAACGAATTTCTTGCCGGACTCTGGCGAGTGGAAGGTCTCCACGTCCGCGTGACCTTTTCATCCGATCTCTCCGCGGAGACGGGCTCTGCCCTGAAGGCGGGAAGCTGGTGGCTTGTTTATAGCCATACAATGCCGGATACCGTCACGGTCCGTCTCAATCTGGCTGCGGAAACGTTCAAGGGCGACACTTTGGAATTGCTGCTGCCCAAGCCCTGACGCGGCACTTCGTTCATTCACGTCTGAACCCGATCCATGGCCATTTGCGCTTTGGAGTTTTCGAGCGATGGTTCGCGTGGACCCCACCGGAGCGCTGTGATGAATCCCGTTCTTCACTTCAACATGATGACACGCCGATCGCGTGCCGGATTGTTCTTCTGCCTCATGACCATGGGGCTCGTTCTTCTGCTGGGTCAGACAGATGAAACCTGGGGCCGCTGGCTCGCCTATCTCGCCACCTGTGCGGCGATGGTCTTCACCATCCAGCAGCTTCCGGGCACGTCCCGCATCAGCCTTGACCCGGACGGGATCTCGATCCTTTCGCCCTTTTGGCGTCAGCGCCTCGATTGGAGAAATCTCCGGGCTTTCGTTTTGGTCGATTTTGGCGGCGGCATCGCGGGGGGGCCTGAGAACTGTCGCATCGGATATTTGTTTGGTGATGAACAACGCGAAGCCACGCCCGAGATGAGCCTGAAAGTCTTCGCCCCGCTGGGCTGCCATGGACTGCTACCGCAAATCGATGGCGTGGCTCCGGATCAGATGGTCCGCCTGCTCAACGGAGTCCTCGTTGCAAGGAACTCCGCGAAAAAATAAGATACGCTCACAGCCAGCCCTTCCGGCGACAAAACCAATAGGGCAGCAGTACCGAAGCGATCATCAGGACGATCGCATAAGGATAGCCCCAATGCAGCTTCAACTCGGGCATGAATTCGAAGTTCATCCCGTAAATGCTCGCCACCAAGGTCGGGGGCAGGAAGATCACCGCGGCCACCGTGAAGATCTTTACGATCGAATTTTGCTCGATGTTGATCAGGCCCAAGGTGGCATCGAGCATGAAACTGATCTTTGAAGAGAGGAATCCCGCGAACTCGGAAAGCGAATGCAAGTCCCGAGAGACCGGCTTGAGGCGCGGGTAAAGGGCACTCACCCGCGAACCGCCTTCCCCGCTCTCAAAATCGTCTTGGGAGGCATACTGGACCAAGCGCGACAGGCCTACGATACAGTCCCGCTCGCGTGCGATCAGGTCCCCGCTCCGGCCTAGCCGGAAGATGGCTTCACGCAAGTTGTCTTCCGACTCTTTCGCCCGCGGCAGCCGCCTGAAAATGCGAGCCGAGAGTTCTTCCGTTTCCTTGGAAAGACGTTCGAGAAGATCGGCTTGTCGACCGACAATCGATTCGATCAGGTTCAGGAAAATCTGGTCGCGGCTTGCCAGATGGCGCCGGGAAAACTGGGTCGATACTTGTCGGAAACTCTGCAAGTCCGCATCGCGGATGGTCACCAGATAAGGACCGGCGAAGATGAAGGTGATCTCGGTGGAAACCGGCGCATCACTTTCCGCTCCGGCCAGCAAGGGCGATGTCATGAAGCGGGCTCCATCCTCACAATAGAGCCGGCTGGTGGCCTCGATCTCGCGCATCTCTTCCCGTGTCGGCAGGGAGATGCCGAGCCATCGCTCCACAGCCTTCACCTCCCCCGGTACAGGGCGTACCATATCGATCCAGATCGTCCCCTTGGGCAGTGCCACCGGGAGCTCACCCTCGGCTTCCGGCTCTTCGCTCGCGGGAGATGGGAAGAGAGTGATCGGCACGCGGCGAAGCTAAGCTGCGGATAGGCGATGTCCAGCGGCGCAAGGTGACGGAGCGGGAAAAATGACACTGCCCGACACTCTCCGGGTGGCGGCCCGATTGACCGGAGAGAGCGCAGGCCCTTAAATCAATTTCATGACCCTCAGTAGGCTCCTCTCTGGCTTGACCGCGACTACGCCGCTGCTCATGGCGAGCTGTGTTAGCGTCGTTGACCTTTCCTCTCGTGAAGCATCGACCTGCGAAGTCCACAAGACCCGGATGGAAGTTGAAACGGTCCGGGGCTCCACGGGATATCCCGGCTATGTTCCGGGCTATATCGAGGTGATGGAGCAGGAGTTCCCCCACCATCGCGGACAGCGCCTGTTGGGAGCGGAATATCCGGCGGTCAAGGTGGAGCAAGTGAAAGTGCACGTATGCTCCGAGTGTGACGAAGCTTACCGGACCTATTGGGCTGAGAGGAATAGCTAGGACAGGGAACTAGGCCCGCAGTACTTTCTCATAGAGCGCGATTACCTTCGCAGTCATCGCGTCGAGCGTGACCTCGGTGGCCACGAGCGCGAAGGACGGCTCAAGTCGTGCCCTCAGATCCGCCGGCTCCGCGAGTGCCATCTTCAAGCCGCGCACGAGCTCCGGGACCGAGTGGGTTTCCATGAGGGCTTCTTTGGGCAGGAACTCCGGAGCGAAGCCGACCTTCGTCGAGATGCTGGGCACCCGCATGTGAAGCGCCTCCGCCAAAGTATAAGGACCGCCCTCATTCCGGGAAGCCACGATGAAAAGATCCGAGCAGCCCATCAGGCCGACGGCATCATCGCGATGGCCTGCCATCCACACCCGATCGCGCAGTTGGTGGCGATCGAGCAACTGCTCCAACAGTGGACGCTGAATCCCCTCCCCCACCAGCCACAGCTTGAAGCCTGGCACCTGCGCCATCGCCTCCAGCAGGAGGTCCATGCCCTTTGCTTCGACCAAGCGG
This portion of the Luteolibacter luteus genome encodes:
- a CDS encoding magnesium transporter CorA family protein; this translates as MPITLFPSPASEEPEAEGELPVALPKGTIWIDMVRPVPGEVKAVERWLGISLPTREEMREIEATSRLYCEDGARFMTSPLLAGAESDAPVSTEITFIFAGPYLVTIRDADLQSFRQVSTQFSRRHLASRDQIFLNLIESIVGRQADLLERLSKETEELSARIFRRLPRAKESEDNLREAIFRLGRSGDLIARERDCIVGLSRLVQYASQDDFESGEGGSRVSALYPRLKPVSRDLHSLSEFAGFLSSKISFMLDATLGLINIEQNSIVKIFTVAAVIFLPPTLVASIYGMNFEFMPELKLHWGYPYAIVLMIASVLLPYWFCRRKGWL
- a CDS encoding LamG-like jellyroll fold domain-containing protein, with product MNPSLVGRLSPGIAAVLFGGLALRSGAVDVAGSLLIDLEAADYNAADGQWPQHSLTGIQGSFLKNGTPRLQTIGGAPALVLDGDGDFLTGPLTTNALHAPGATHSVEYWVYQGQIRAEECVLSWSYRDGGARTMAGFRYGSNPDWGAVARWDTPDAGFAAPHLGGPAVGIWHHIVVTYDGNVQKIYVDGALNYTETAGVLDAFDSQPIYVGSERAFAAPHNDSGTGRQFSGAVGKIRVHSGVLTDANVLNNYNAEIGGYPGNAPGVALSKAPVHRWSFNNAAGAAPNGTVVPDSIGGLEAVVRGSNATFVAGTGAGNNVIQLPGGTADTDPAYVDLPNGIISNGNRTTIEFWATQTSNKTWSRMLSFGRNSAGEVPGPGGSFNGDNHAGIVLYGNIDNAASNRIHRRGGTMSNGADFRNSDGSVVLNQQFHYAITFDPDLGEWRWYRDGLLMEVLPETQGPRSVQDINNWLGRSEYSGDQFFNGSFDELRIYNYTLSETEIRGNTAAGPNTLNIGTQPSVFQWTPSTGGTFAFNSNANWGGSAFPDAAGVFANMAKNLDGDQIVTLNTQATVGSLTFGDTDFTQFVTIAPGTGGSLEMNAGAGNTASITHSGGSLGGEISAPILLTSDTSVANAATDSPLLISGSLSGSAKLAKDGTGPLKLTGNNSGFTGGLEINRGVVTVGDAATSGTLGSGPITMRNEGTLAIDRSDNVTFSQTITGPGLLTLVGTNTLTNTGTISNTGNLDIPNGTFINDGVINGTQAVRIDGTGIFRGNSTATINGWTAWGYLDGADITVQDNASIVINGQGDFNVADVGTGSTILRMTGGSLTATTMYVGKNLSNSGFILQSGGTITDRTGGNDNRIGGNNAAGAASTGAYVMSGGELATNTNLQIGGFGTGSFLQTGGTVNSTGGWTVAARYMNVGDTTTRAKGLIDISGGVHNQNFTGGGVLVGEEGDGVLEVRGTGTLNVANRLVIGGRDGDPLLGATEYGYGVANLATGGTISTGFVAQDSSNNGQPYGVFNFHGGTLKANRDTTTFMEGLDEVRIWQQGAVIDTNGFNVTVLQPLDPPAGSGVATIPVTNGGSGYTAPPIIRISSDPINATGTGATAVAVINASGTVTGITITNPGSGYTQVPTVTVVGEASGSGLTLGTPTLAVNNTSGGLIKKGAGALRLNGFNTYTGNTVVEGGGIGGNGYIDSNISFAPNSNGYFAARITNDPIPTADKLTLLGTLNLTNASLQVEITGAMTAPAYVIANYEEGALVGTFSSTNLPPGWEVDYAYDDGFSTKNIAIVPGDMTPYDSWISGFFPGETDPAIVGATSDPDGDGQSNSLEFALGGTPNSGGDRAKVYSFAADSSADGDTTKELVLTFAVLQGTPAFEGDPSPTASVAGYTYTVQGSTDLSGFNTAAVPVTPVVTDLGDAPSGYEWRSFSLTGSNGTPAKGFLRVQVTP
- a CDS encoding DUF1294 domain-containing protein, producing the protein MSRPRTSPQERRTRHQTRQRDAGAPRRPRRRIFRWFFFGCFLVVDILALVKLALNTDWIAVGLGFGVISFITTAVYKDDKGGAQIGAWRTSETLLHLLEIAGGWPAAFLAQQRYRHKTVKFSYQFFFWSIGLLHLVLATCYLLGLPLIRSLLALA
- the hflX gene encoding GTPase HflX; its protein translation is MFEVREKPQMVERALLVRLYFDPREAEESEALLEELGELVSTLGIGIVEKILVRSREMHKKFLCGTGKAAEIAELAKAHECDCLVFDNQLAPSQQREWERAADMTVLDREEVILDIFAKRAQTKEARLQVELARMQYALPRLARMWGHLDREGGSGGGMGGGAARGMGEKQIEVDRRMANVRIDRARRELEEVRKQRATQRKEREKMETPHAAIVGYTNAGKSTLLNKLSGADVMAKDMLFATLDTTTRKIELPDGQPLLITDTVGFVRNLPHRLVEAFKATLEEAVLADFLIHVLDATSPEIERFHETTLKVLGELGAVDKTTITVLNKIDLVTDPDRLGALRQLYPEALQISAFNGLGMEALLQRCSEVLADRVRRHRYRIPQSRADLLGMLHRDAKVLSTDYEENDILVTAVVPAAIAGRLEPFAV
- a CDS encoding D-2-hydroxyacid dehydrogenase; protein product: MSTLKVFTDLQTSPELIDWLRESIAPHELLLPGKTGASVLADVPTDPLMQEADIVLGQPRVDAVLSSQNLKWLQVSTAGFTRYDTQDFRAAVKDRGIPVTNSSHVYDDACAEHVFAFMLANARQLPRGLKTRCANGAPEWLELRRDSRLLQGQSLLIVGYGAIAERLIELLAPFRMKITAMRRTRRGDEKVPIVTPDEVSAALGEADHVINILPDNAESLRWFNAERFAQMKQGAIFHNIGRGTTVNQEALAEALQSGRLGAAWLDVTDPEPLPDDHVLWTLENCYITPHTAGGQFDEARVLIRHFIENFARYQAGEKLVNQVM